In Coleofasciculus chthonoplastes PCC 7420, the sequence AGACTACAAAATAAGCTCATTTTTACAGAAAAATTTCCCCTATCTAGAGATAGACAACTTGCCACGCTCCAACTGTTTTATGGGTGAATCAGCCAACAACTTAACGAAACCAATAGCGCTATACTTCCTACAAATCATCTGTAATTAGACAGTTCAGGAGTGGCAAGCTGCCAATGTAATGGGATCGCTATTTTGTCACTGTTTAGTAACCTACAAGTAAGCTTTGCATAAAACTGATGCAAGTTTTAAATCGCTGAATATGACGCTTCATCGCCAAAATCAATCAGTCGAGATCAAAATAGGTCAAATCCTCCTCTCAGACATTAAAATTGGGCATTTTTTAGCAAAAACAGCACTTTAGAGCCAGGATTGGGACTCACCTGGCTTACAGTAAGCCAAGTTTTACTTTGATATAGTTTGACAGCGTTCGCTTGTCTTTATCTGCTTCCTGTTTAAGCTGCTGCTTTTGCTCAACAGTAACTTTGATCGTAATTGTGGTTCGTTTCATTTACGTCTAGTCACCTCAGATTCTCTATAGTAATACTTTAGTATAAAAAAGTATTAAAAAGTGTTACCTACTAAAGGAAATCTTAAGAAATCGACAATTGCTCAGGTTGAACAAATATCCTGAAGGGAACAAGCAAAAATTTGATCATAAAGATTCTTGATAAGCATAAAGAAAATGCCATCAATCCATCAGTGATTTGAGGCAAGACTCTATAGCTAGTCATCGGTGGCAGTTGTCTATTGTCGGATCGACCGTTACTCAATCCCTATCAAATTAATAAGCAATCTCAAGGTTCCTCTGGAGTCCAGAATTTTACCGTTTAAAGATTAAAGCTTACAGTAGTTTCCTAGCATTATGGCTTACAAACTCTCACAAAGTTGTACTGGGTGTGATATCTGTCGTACTCAATGTCCAACGGGTGCAATCAAAGTCAAGGATAACCAGACGTGGATTGATCCGAATCTGTGTAACAACTGTGAAGGGTATTATCCCGAACCTCAATGTGTGATTCACTGTCCCATCAGTTCTCCCGTTCCTGCTCAAGGGAAAAAGGGACGATACAAGCTGAATGAAAGACCTCCTACCAGTCCAGACTTATTTGCCGATGACAAAACCAATCCCTTTGCTTCCTCCATCGTCATCTGGGAAGCGTGTAACCTATTGGCACAGCGCCTTTCTCTCCCTTGGCACACTGATGCGTCTGGAAAATTCTGTTATCAGCGACAGGTGCGTCAAGGTCAAGGTGAAGTGGACTTCTGGCTAACTGATACATTTGATACAGACTCAACGGATACGTTATCGGCTGACGAAGCCCAGGCGACGCTTGAGGCGATGGATATCAAAGCCACCTGTCTCCATTTAATATATGCCGCATACGCGACAGGGTTAGAGAAACCGTGGCAGGAAGAGTTTACTCTCAACGATGTGCAAATTGAGAACTATTTGGGATTAGAGAAACGCACAGATTTGAGTAAAGCGGCTAAATTGAGTCTAATCAAACAGCTTGCCCAGCAGCCCTGCCAAATTAGCATCGGCGCTCATTGGTCAAAGCAAGGTAAAGTCCCAGAATTTAGCCTTCCCCAAAGCCGTTTGTGGCATCTGCAGCCAATTGAACATCATTTTCAAGAAGACGAACAAGGATATAAACATTTGGTTGGTTTAACCTTTCGGATTAGGGCAGGCATTTGGGCAAAATACTTCTTAAATAGGCAAGGCTGTCAAAACCGAACTGCCTTTTATCAGTATGGTAATTTGCCTCAAACTTTACTCAGCGCCGTGATGAGTAACTGGCAACATCATGAAGGGGCGACACGGATGATGCTGTGGCTGCTGTTTAAAACCAGAATCGGCAAACGACAACGGATTACCGTACCCACATTAATGCGGGTGGCGTATGGAGAGGACAAACTCCTGCGGGCGTCTTCCCAGCGAGATGAACGAAAACGTCTGGTGCGGACATTTGAAAGTGATTTAGAAGTTCTCAGTCATTATGGACTCAAACCTGTGTTTGATCCGGTGACGTACTTACCGGAGATTCAACCCATGTGGGCGAAATTAGGAGAACTTCCCGACGATGCGGATGCGGCGTTAGAATTTTGGATTCAAGATGGAAATAGTAATAGGCGGTTAACGGATGCAGCGCCCCGTGGTAAATGGAACCTGTTAATGAAAGCCCGGATTTTATGGTTTGA encodes:
- a CDS encoding helix-turn-helix domain-containing protein codes for the protein MAYKLSQSCTGCDICRTQCPTGAIKVKDNQTWIDPNLCNNCEGYYPEPQCVIHCPISSPVPAQGKKGRYKLNERPPTSPDLFADDKTNPFASSIVIWEACNLLAQRLSLPWHTDASGKFCYQRQVRQGQGEVDFWLTDTFDTDSTDTLSADEAQATLEAMDIKATCLHLIYAAYATGLEKPWQEEFTLNDVQIENYLGLEKRTDLSKAAKLSLIKQLAQQPCQISIGAHWSKQGKVPEFSLPQSRLWHLQPIEHHFQEDEQGYKHLVGLTFRIRAGIWAKYFLNRQGCQNRTAFYQYGNLPQTLLSAVMSNWQHHEGATRMMLWLLFKTRIGKRQRITVPTLMRVAYGEDKLLRASSQRDERKRLVRTFESDLEVLSHYGLKPVFDPVTYLPEIQPMWAKLGELPDDADAALEFWIQDGNSNRRLTDAAPRGKWNLLMKARILWFELKAEWEHALTTVEPNKVRLTKRKTKSQSSILSGADVIAARQRNKLSQRDLAQLTGKSQSWIRDIEKERFRIKLEDQRMLQEVLGLAELSSG